Proteins co-encoded in one Nonlabens agnitus genomic window:
- a CDS encoding glycoside hydrolase family 65 protein: MSREYIKPNAWSIIEEGWNPDLVKSSESLFSIGNGAMGQRANFEESYSGETFQGSYLAGVYYPDKTRVGWWKNGYPEYFAKVLNAPNYIGIDIFIDGETLDLAAFDRKDIRNYRRELNMKEGWYERTFEIDLSEEKTIKVIARRFLCMNLDELATINYSVKAIKGQMRISFQPYIDAGITNEDSNWDDKFWDIEELQSTDHQGFIRSRTNKTNFYVCTFMQSELYKNGEHVQYADHFDKNDTVVRHKVATQISEGETATLIKYAGYTSSLNYEHFEILDAAKRVLHTAVEKGYPQLLQDQKEAWAQIWSMADIAIKGDLKAQQGIRFNIFQLNQTYSGKDARLNIGPKGFTGEKYGGSTYWDTEAYCIPFYMATKDQKVARNLLKYRYEQLDKAIENAEKLGFSNGAALYPMVTMNGEECHNEWEITFEEIHRNGAMIFAIHNYLKYTGDYSYVPEMGLEVMIGVARFWHQRATFSQRAKKYMILGVTGPNEYENNVNNNWYTNYLAKWCIEQAVNHLDKVKSGHKKDYERIVGLTKISNGEVASWLEVAQNMYEPYDEELGVYLQQDGFLDKEIIPVSDLKPSQRPINQKWSWDRILRSCYIKQADVLQGFYFFEDHFSREQLEKHFDFYEPLTVHESSLSPCVHSIQAAHLGRMDQAYQFYLRTSRLDLDDYNHEVEEGCHITSMAGTWMSIVEGFGGLKIINDIPSFTTRLPEQWDSFSFKINFRDQILKVHVTADKTTVTLEGESTQDVIINGKQIHLEPETVKI; this comes from the coding sequence ATGAGTCGAGAGTATATCAAACCAAACGCGTGGTCCATCATTGAAGAAGGCTGGAATCCAGATTTAGTAAAATCTAGTGAAAGCCTATTTTCCATAGGTAATGGAGCGATGGGACAACGAGCAAATTTTGAAGAATCCTATTCTGGAGAAACCTTCCAGGGAAGTTACCTCGCAGGTGTCTACTATCCAGACAAGACCAGAGTTGGATGGTGGAAAAACGGCTATCCAGAATATTTTGCCAAAGTCCTTAACGCACCTAATTATATAGGTATTGATATTTTCATCGACGGTGAAACGCTCGATCTTGCCGCATTTGACAGGAAAGACATTCGCAACTACCGTCGCGAGCTCAACATGAAAGAAGGTTGGTATGAGAGAACCTTCGAAATTGATCTGTCTGAAGAAAAAACGATCAAGGTGATTGCGCGCAGATTCTTATGCATGAATCTTGATGAGCTTGCCACTATAAATTACAGCGTTAAGGCCATTAAAGGTCAAATGCGCATTTCTTTCCAACCTTACATTGATGCTGGCATCACCAATGAAGATTCCAACTGGGACGACAAGTTCTGGGATATAGAAGAGTTACAATCTACAGATCATCAAGGATTTATACGCAGCCGTACGAATAAAACCAACTTCTACGTCTGTACCTTTATGCAATCAGAATTGTATAAAAATGGAGAGCATGTCCAGTATGCAGATCATTTTGATAAAAATGACACCGTTGTTAGACATAAAGTCGCTACGCAGATTTCTGAAGGAGAAACAGCAACATTGATCAAATATGCGGGTTATACATCAAGTCTTAACTATGAGCATTTTGAGATTTTGGACGCCGCAAAACGTGTTCTTCACACTGCGGTAGAAAAAGGATATCCTCAATTATTGCAGGATCAAAAAGAGGCTTGGGCTCAAATCTGGTCCATGGCAGATATTGCGATAAAAGGAGATTTGAAGGCCCAGCAAGGTATAAGATTCAATATTTTCCAGCTCAACCAGACGTATTCTGGAAAGGATGCACGCTTAAATATTGGCCCTAAAGGTTTTACAGGTGAAAAATATGGTGGCTCTACCTATTGGGATACTGAGGCATATTGCATACCTTTCTACATGGCTACCAAAGATCAAAAGGTCGCCAGAAATTTACTGAAATATAGGTATGAGCAGCTAGACAAGGCCATTGAGAATGCCGAGAAATTGGGATTCTCCAATGGAGCTGCTCTGTATCCTATGGTAACCATGAATGGCGAGGAATGCCATAATGAATGGGAAATTACCTTTGAAGAAATCCACCGCAACGGTGCGATGATTTTTGCAATCCACAATTACCTTAAATATACCGGCGACTATTCCTATGTTCCAGAAATGGGTCTGGAAGTCATGATAGGCGTTGCCAGATTCTGGCACCAGCGTGCAACGTTTTCCCAGCGTGCTAAGAAATACATGATTCTGGGCGTTACAGGTCCCAATGAATATGAGAACAACGTCAACAACAATTGGTACACGAACTATCTAGCAAAATGGTGTATTGAGCAGGCAGTTAATCATTTGGACAAAGTAAAGAGCGGTCATAAAAAGGACTATGAGCGCATCGTTGGCTTGACTAAAATTTCTAATGGCGAGGTCGCATCATGGCTGGAAGTAGCACAAAATATGTACGAACCCTATGATGAAGAGTTGGGCGTTTACTTACAGCAAGACGGCTTTTTGGATAAGGAAATCATTCCAGTTTCTGACCTCAAACCTTCACAACGACCTATCAATCAAAAATGGTCTTGGGACCGAATCCTGCGCAGCTGTTATATCAAGCAAGCAGATGTACTTCAAGGATTTTACTTTTTTGAAGATCATTTTAGCAGGGAACAACTAGAAAAGCATTTTGACTTCTACGAGCCATTGACGGTGCATGAGAGCTCGCTATCGCCATGTGTTCACAGCATACAGGCAGCCCATTTGGGTCGCATGGATCAAGCCTATCAGTTCTATTTAAGAACCTCTAGATTAGACCTGGATGACTATAACCATGAAGTAGAAGAAGGCTGTCATATCACCAGTATGGCGGGAACATGGATGAGTATTGTAGAAGGTTTCGGTGGCTTAAAGATCATCAACGATATTCCTAGTTTCACTACAAGATTGCCAGAGCAATGGGATTCTTTTAGCTTCAAAATCAACTTTAGGGATCAAATCTTAAAAGTGCACGTGACAGCAGATAAAACTACCGTAACTCTAGAGGGCGAAAGCACTCAAGACGTCATTATCAATGGTAAGCAAATACATCTAGAACCAGAGACGGTCAAAATATAA
- the pgmB gene encoding beta-phosphoglucomutase codes for MSKKAFIFDLDGVVVDTAKFHFVAWQKLAAELGIAFAEAENEQLKGVSRVRSLEKILEWGNKSIDQETFDRKLIQKNEEYLEMVETLTQDDILPGVHEFLLRLRESEQPIALGSASKNARPILKKLGIHDLFDAIVDGTDVSKAKPDPEVFLNACELLNMPAANAIVFEDSIAGIQAANNAGMISIGLGEAQNLSEADEVFESFLDMPQDYQQQLLNKTK; via the coding sequence ATGAGTAAAAAAGCATTCATATTTGATTTGGATGGAGTCGTAGTCGATACCGCGAAATTCCATTTTGTTGCCTGGCAAAAACTGGCGGCAGAATTAGGTATCGCTTTCGCGGAAGCGGAAAACGAACAGCTCAAAGGAGTATCCAGAGTTCGTTCCCTTGAAAAGATCCTCGAATGGGGAAACAAGTCCATCGATCAAGAGACCTTTGATCGAAAACTCATTCAGAAAAATGAGGAATATCTCGAGATGGTAGAAACGCTTACCCAGGATGATATCCTACCTGGCGTGCATGAATTTTTATTACGCTTACGCGAAAGCGAACAACCCATCGCCCTAGGTAGTGCCAGTAAAAATGCCAGACCTATACTCAAAAAACTCGGGATCCATGATTTGTTTGACGCCATCGTAGATGGTACTGATGTAAGCAAGGCAAAGCCAGATCCAGAAGTGTTTCTTAACGCCTGTGAACTGCTCAACATGCCAGCAGCAAACGCCATCGTTTTTGAGGACAGTATCGCAGGAATCCAGGCCGCCAATAATGCTGGAATGATTAGTATAGGTTTAGGCGAAGCACAAAATTTAAGTGAGGCAGATGAAGTTTTTGAGAGCTTCCTAGATATGCCTCAAGATTATCAACAACAGTTATTGAATAAAACGAAGTAA
- a CDS encoding MFS transporter has product MQKPKLGFWDIWNMSFGFLGIQFGFALQNANVSRIFSTLNAPVEDLAVFWLAAPLTGLIVQPIIGYFSDRTWTRLGRRRPYFLVGAILSSLALVAMPNSSSLWMAIGVLWIMDSSINISMEPFRAFVGDNLPQRQRALGFSMQSFFIGIGAVVGSLLPYMFTNWMGISNTAPEGVIPDSVTYSFYAGAAVFLIAVLWTVFNSKEYSPEEMAQFEQSDIAKKVSRDTPEDLRANINWQFINGVIMLLIGIAGASWVYFNELKNDLYILTVGLVVAGLLFIVVGLLRKQNIKNGFTTIITDMQNMPITMKQLSIVQFFSWFALFSMWIYMNDTVTGHVFNFFDKTSQGYNDAADWVPVMFGVYNGVAAAVAFLLPVVAKRTSNKVTHMLALILGGLGLISVYFVSDRIGLVMSMVGVGVAWASILSIPYAMLSGSLPSNKMGYYMGVFNFFIVIPQLVAASILGYLVGTVFNEQPVYAILIGGCSMILAGLLTLNVTTARTVNIPETPLRPQ; this is encoded by the coding sequence ATGCAAAAGCCTAAGTTAGGTTTCTGGGATATCTGGAACATGAGTTTCGGGTTTCTCGGTATTCAGTTTGGTTTTGCCTTGCAAAATGCCAACGTTTCTAGAATCTTTTCCACGCTCAATGCTCCTGTGGAGGATTTAGCCGTTTTCTGGTTAGCAGCGCCATTGACAGGCTTGATTGTGCAGCCTATAATCGGTTATTTTAGTGATCGTACCTGGACAAGATTGGGGCGTAGACGACCCTACTTTCTGGTAGGAGCCATTTTATCTTCACTGGCCTTGGTTGCCATGCCTAATTCCAGTTCCTTATGGATGGCCATAGGTGTGTTGTGGATTATGGATTCCAGTATCAATATTAGTATGGAGCCTTTTCGTGCTTTTGTAGGTGACAATTTACCGCAACGTCAACGAGCCCTAGGTTTTTCCATGCAATCCTTCTTTATAGGTATAGGCGCCGTAGTGGGCTCGCTATTGCCATATATGTTTACCAACTGGATGGGAATAAGCAACACTGCGCCAGAAGGTGTCATTCCAGATTCAGTTACCTATTCCTTTTATGCAGGCGCAGCAGTTTTTTTGATCGCCGTACTATGGACCGTATTTAATTCCAAAGAGTATTCTCCAGAAGAAATGGCACAGTTTGAGCAATCTGATATTGCCAAAAAAGTTTCTAGAGACACGCCAGAAGATCTAAGAGCCAATATCAATTGGCAATTTATCAACGGTGTGATTATGTTATTAATAGGTATTGCTGGTGCCTCATGGGTATACTTTAATGAACTTAAAAACGACCTATACATTCTTACGGTAGGTCTAGTAGTTGCTGGACTTCTATTTATAGTCGTTGGACTGCTTAGAAAGCAAAATATCAAAAACGGCTTCACCACCATCATCACAGATATGCAAAACATGCCCATCACTATGAAGCAGTTGTCCATTGTCCAATTCTTCTCTTGGTTTGCACTGTTCTCCATGTGGATCTATATGAATGATACGGTCACGGGTCACGTGTTCAACTTTTTTGACAAGACCTCTCAAGGCTACAATGATGCGGCAGATTGGGTACCCGTAATGTTTGGTGTTTATAATGGCGTTGCGGCGGCCGTAGCCTTTTTATTGCCGGTCGTGGCAAAGAGAACTTCTAATAAAGTCACGCATATGCTGGCTCTTATCTTAGGTGGATTAGGCTTGATATCCGTTTATTTTGTGAGCGATCGCATAGGATTGGTCATGAGCATGGTAGGTGTAGGCGTGGCCTGGGCAAGTATTCTTTCCATTCCATACGCTATGTTGTCGGGTTCATTGCCGTCAAATAAGATGGGTTATTACATGGGAGTTTTCAACTTTTTCATTGTGATACCACAATTGGTTGCCGCCAGTATATTGGGATATTTAGTAGGAACTGTCTTTAATGAGCAACCTGTTTATGCCATTTTAATTGGCGGTTGCTCCATGATTCTCGCAGGTTTGCTTACCTTAAATGTCACTACCGCCAGAACCGTAAATATTCCTGAAACCCCATTAAGACCACAGTAA
- a CDS encoding LacI family DNA-binding transcriptional regulator has product MAQKLTLKKIAQDLNVSISTVSKALRDSHEISVETRDKIKDYAKKYNYKPNNIALSLKNQKTKKIGIIIPEIVHHFFATVISGIEKVANEKGYQVIICLSGESFDKEVVNMDMLANGSIDGFIMSLSKETLERQDFHHLREVLNQGMPIVMFDRVVDSIACDKIIIDDVAAAQSATDFLLRKGKKNLGIISTVDYVNVGKLRTQGFKDALLKRGIKFKESSVLRIEDAENCTKSIEKFLKQGNYDGVVAVNELFAVTASKALKKMGKSIPDDVAIIAFTDGMLSKYASPTLTTIGQKGEDMGGLAAAKLIERLESKHDMEESYETVIVKTSLVERESTP; this is encoded by the coding sequence ATGGCTCAAAAACTTACCCTAAAGAAAATTGCACAGGACTTGAATGTGTCTATTTCTACCGTTTCCAAAGCATTGAGGGATTCTCACGAAATAAGTGTAGAGACTCGAGATAAAATCAAGGACTATGCTAAAAAATATAATTATAAACCCAACAACATCGCCTTAAGTCTTAAGAATCAGAAGACTAAAAAAATAGGAATCATTATTCCAGAGATTGTTCACCACTTTTTTGCCACCGTGATTTCTGGCATAGAAAAGGTGGCTAATGAAAAGGGCTATCAAGTGATAATTTGTCTATCTGGAGAAAGTTTTGATAAGGAAGTTGTCAATATGGACATGCTGGCTAACGGTAGTATCGACGGTTTTATCATGAGTCTATCAAAGGAAACGCTTGAAAGACAAGACTTTCACCATCTTAGGGAAGTGCTCAATCAAGGTATGCCTATCGTGATGTTTGATAGGGTTGTGGATTCCATTGCTTGCGATAAGATTATTATCGATGACGTTGCGGCCGCTCAAAGCGCCACCGATTTTCTCCTGCGCAAGGGCAAGAAAAACCTAGGAATCATATCTACCGTTGATTATGTAAACGTAGGTAAATTAAGGACTCAAGGGTTTAAGGATGCGCTGCTCAAAAGAGGTATCAAGTTCAAAGAGTCCAGCGTTTTAAGGATCGAGGATGCTGAAAACTGTACGAAAAGTATTGAAAAATTCCTGAAGCAAGGTAACTATGATGGCGTTGTTGCGGTCAATGAACTTTTTGCCGTCACGGCTAGCAAGGCACTCAAAAAAATGGGTAAATCCATTCCTGACGACGTTGCCATCATCGCATTTACAGATGGAATGTTAAGTAAGTATGCCAGTCCAACATTAACTACCATAGGTCAAAAAGGTGAAGATATGGGCGGCCTTGCCGCTGCAAAATTGATCGAAAGACTGGAAAGTAAGCACGATATGGAGGAGAGTTACGAAACCGTTATCGTAAAAACTTCGCTGGTAGAACGTGAATCTACGCCCTGA
- a CDS encoding SusC/RagA family TonB-linked outer membrane protein → MNQKLKIATLLLLLPLFALAQTVKGTVTDGSTNLPVLGASVVVKGTSNGTSTDFDGNYTLNNVPENATIVISYLGYATQEIPYTGQETLNVALAEDTSQLDAIVLVGYGSTTKENVTAAQTTISDEEFNKGAIVSPGQLLAGKAAGVQVTAATGEPGGGPRIRVRAGSTLSANADPLYVVDGIPLDARNANLNSINPAEIESFTILKDASATAIYGNRASNGVILITTKKGKLNSDLKVGYNVQFAINKNTDQVDVLKADEFRSIVNEFGSPADIALLGDANTDWQNLIYQNGTQVIHNFTFQKGFETTALRANLGYTNQNGTLKSSGYERASINASVIQNLLDRDLKLTLTVQGAIEERRFADQGAIGSAIGFDPTQPVFDPNGPNGLFEYFQNGQIDGLAPRNPVGLLESLDAENDNNQIRTTLQVDYNIPGLDGLKFSGTAGIDYNEFDEFSRRTTGSAVFLASSNPFLGTSANGFRVNQLLNGRLDYKTDLENINSTLELTVGSSYQNFRRESDNFSRNNQGEDVIIAGFNQNRLISVFGRATFDLNDLLVLSGSISRDGTSRFSSENRWGTFGGASAGLKLTNLDFIQNSAIVSQLKLRGGYGVTGQQDIGQDFLFLQRATPGTDQVRVQIGNRFVTTIRPELVTNLKWEETSQWNVGLDYGFFDDRLTGSVDLYTRDTKDLLQFGPLPAGFLGNFSLQNVGSTRSRGIELAANLELVRSEDFNWDVGGNLTFNEIEITDLALGDNDAPVPQTDIGSGFNNFIQEWAVGSDPTAFNVYRQVYGPNGDPLDGVFVDRNGDNVINSQDRVRYKKGNPDAFFGFTSNMSYKSFDMNFTFRGSVGGYNYNGVRAARENADRITENPSPYLNNATSGILEDRFQSAAQPLLFSSIYIEKSDFLRLDNLSLGYTFNTKSIDIRASVTGTNLFTITDYSGLDPEIGNGVDLAIYPRSRGLIFGLNFDF, encoded by the coding sequence ATGAATCAAAAATTAAAAATTGCAACCTTACTACTCTTATTACCGCTATTTGCCCTTGCGCAAACGGTAAAAGGAACTGTAACGGATGGCTCTACCAACCTACCGGTTCTGGGAGCATCAGTAGTTGTCAAAGGAACCAGTAACGGTACCTCAACAGATTTTGACGGGAATTATACCCTCAACAACGTCCCAGAAAACGCGACCATTGTCATAAGTTATCTAGGGTATGCCACTCAAGAAATTCCTTACACGGGCCAGGAAACACTAAATGTTGCCCTTGCTGAAGATACTTCCCAACTTGATGCTATCGTTCTTGTTGGATATGGTTCAACCACGAAAGAAAATGTTACTGCGGCACAAACTACAATTAGCGATGAAGAATTTAATAAAGGTGCCATAGTATCTCCAGGTCAACTTCTTGCAGGTAAGGCAGCTGGTGTTCAAGTGACCGCAGCTACTGGAGAGCCCGGCGGAGGTCCAAGAATTAGAGTTCGCGCAGGATCTACGCTAAGCGCAAATGCAGATCCCTTATATGTAGTAGATGGAATACCACTTGACGCGAGAAATGCAAATTTAAATTCTATTAACCCTGCAGAAATAGAGTCTTTCACAATCTTAAAAGATGCAAGTGCTACAGCGATTTATGGTAATCGTGCCTCTAATGGTGTGATTTTAATCACTACCAAAAAAGGAAAATTGAACAGTGATCTTAAAGTGGGTTACAATGTACAGTTTGCCATTAATAAAAATACAGACCAAGTTGATGTTTTGAAAGCTGATGAGTTCAGAAGCATAGTCAATGAATTTGGTTCACCAGCTGATATCGCACTTTTAGGAGATGCGAACACAGACTGGCAAAACCTTATCTATCAAAACGGGACACAAGTGATTCATAACTTCACCTTTCAAAAAGGCTTTGAGACAACGGCGTTAAGAGCTAATCTAGGATACACCAATCAGAATGGAACCTTGAAAAGCTCGGGATATGAACGAGCTAGTATCAACGCTAGTGTTATTCAGAATCTTTTAGATAGAGACCTTAAACTTACTTTGACAGTTCAAGGGGCTATAGAGGAACGTCGTTTTGCAGATCAAGGTGCTATTGGATCTGCGATAGGATTTGATCCAACACAACCAGTTTTTGACCCGAATGGGCCCAATGGATTATTTGAGTACTTCCAAAATGGTCAAATTGATGGTCTTGCACCTAGAAACCCAGTAGGTCTACTGGAAAGCCTAGACGCTGAAAATGATAACAATCAAATTAGAACAACATTACAGGTGGATTATAACATTCCAGGTCTAGATGGATTGAAATTTTCTGGAACCGCTGGTATAGATTACAATGAATTTGATGAATTCTCGAGAAGAACAACAGGTTCTGCAGTTTTTTTAGCCAGCAGCAATCCATTCCTAGGAACTAGCGCTAATGGGTTTAGAGTAAATCAATTATTAAATGGTAGACTGGATTACAAGACAGATCTAGAAAATATCAACTCAACCTTAGAGCTTACGGTTGGTAGCAGCTACCAAAACTTTAGAAGAGAAAGTGACAATTTTAGTAGAAACAATCAAGGCGAAGATGTAATCATCGCTGGCTTCAATCAAAATCGATTGATTTCTGTATTTGGTAGAGCAACCTTTGATTTAAATGATCTACTAGTCCTTTCTGGAAGCATTTCACGTGACGGGACTTCTAGGTTTTCTAGTGAGAACAGATGGGGAACCTTTGGTGGCGCCAGTGCTGGTCTAAAACTTACAAATCTGGATTTTATTCAGAACAGCGCTATCGTATCACAGCTTAAGCTACGTGGTGGGTATGGTGTAACTGGACAGCAAGACATAGGACAGGACTTTTTGTTCCTGCAACGTGCCACACCTGGTACCGATCAAGTTCGTGTGCAGATAGGCAACCGTTTTGTTACTACCATACGACCAGAACTAGTCACGAATCTTAAGTGGGAAGAAACCAGCCAATGGAACGTTGGACTAGACTATGGATTCTTTGACGATCGTTTAACAGGATCTGTCGACTTGTATACAAGAGACACCAAAGATTTATTACAATTCGGTCCTCTTCCAGCCGGATTCCTAGGCAACTTTTCCTTGCAAAATGTTGGTTCTACAAGAAGTAGAGGTATTGAATTAGCCGCAAATCTTGAGCTTGTAAGATCAGAAGATTTTAATTGGGATGTAGGCGGGAACCTTACTTTTAATGAAATTGAGATTACTGATTTGGCTCTAGGAGACAATGATGCACCTGTACCTCAAACAGACATAGGCTCTGGATTTAACAACTTTATACAAGAATGGGCTGTAGGAAGCGACCCAACGGCTTTCAATGTGTATCGCCAGGTTTATGGTCCTAATGGAGACCCGCTTGATGGAGTTTTTGTAGATAGAAATGGTGATAACGTGATCAATAGTCAAGATAGGGTGCGTTATAAAAAAGGGAATCCAGATGCATTTTTTGGATTTACTTCAAACATGAGCTACAAGAGTTTTGATATGAACTTTACGTTTAGAGGATCTGTAGGTGGCTACAATTACAATGGTGTAAGAGCGGCTAGAGAAAATGCAGATAGGATTACTGAAAATCCGTCTCCATATCTTAACAATGCCACTTCTGGAATTCTAGAGGATAGGTTTCAGAGCGCTGCGCAACCTTTGCTTTTCTCAAGTATATATATCGAAAAATCAGACTTTTTACGCTTAGACAATTTATCGTTGGGTTACACTTTTAATACCAAAAGCATTGACATAAGAGCTTCCGTTACAGGCACCAACCTCTTCACTATCACAGATTATAGTGGTTTAGATCCCGAGATAGGTAACGGTGTAGATTTAGCGATATATCCAAGAAGTCGCGGGTTAATCTTTGGACTCAATTTTGATTTTTAA
- a CDS encoding RagB/SusD family nutrient uptake outer membrane protein — protein MKTYKFILVLFIAATVFVACDDALDLEPRGNTTSGEIQSFEDFEGRWAKLYAGLIVGGQEREDNNADIQGINGGFSTYMRLYWKLQELTTDEAIIAWNDGTIKDLHWQNWTADSEFIGAMYARLSYQIALCNDFLRNASESGIAGAGLSSSEADMVRSYAADARFLRALSYYHGIDLFGSMPFATEETAADGSALLPLITREDLFTFIESELLDVIDDLQSGQGTEYGRVNEATAQMLLAKLYLNAEVYTGTPRYTDALTYVQQVIGNGYTIDTSIPYSYGFLADNNSNGAQSEFIWTLNFDGNSTQTVGVATFLNHAPVGGKMVPANYGLDFGWAGLRTTPEFVELFEGEENSADQRENFFTDGQSKSISDVGDFTEGFAIVKFQNIKSDGSPGANELFVDTDFPMFRLADAYLMYAEAVLRGGGGSMTQAVDYINTLQERAYGNSSNNISTADLTLDFVLEERARELYWEAHRRQDLIRFNQFSTNGIWEWKGNVQSGVTTPAFRNLFPVPTTELNLNSNLIQNPGY, from the coding sequence ATGAAAACATATAAATTTATTTTAGTCTTATTCATTGCAGCTACTGTCTTTGTGGCATGTGATGATGCACTTGATCTAGAACCTAGAGGTAACACGACAAGCGGTGAGATCCAGTCCTTTGAAGATTTTGAAGGAAGATGGGCAAAACTCTATGCAGGTTTAATTGTGGGTGGACAAGAGCGTGAAGATAACAATGCTGATATTCAAGGTATCAACGGTGGTTTTTCTACGTACATGCGTTTGTATTGGAAACTGCAGGAATTAACCACAGACGAGGCGATCATAGCTTGGAATGATGGAACCATCAAAGATTTACACTGGCAAAACTGGACAGCTGATAGCGAGTTTATTGGTGCCATGTACGCTCGTTTGAGCTATCAGATCGCTCTATGTAATGATTTTTTACGCAATGCTTCAGAGTCAGGAATAGCAGGTGCAGGTCTAAGTAGTTCTGAAGCAGATATGGTACGCAGCTACGCGGCAGATGCTCGCTTTTTGAGAGCCCTATCCTATTATCACGGGATCGATCTTTTTGGTTCCATGCCTTTTGCTACAGAAGAAACTGCTGCGGACGGCTCTGCACTTTTACCATTGATCACACGAGAAGATCTTTTTACTTTCATTGAATCTGAACTCCTCGATGTAATAGACGATTTACAGTCAGGTCAAGGCACAGAGTATGGAAGAGTTAATGAAGCTACGGCACAAATGTTACTGGCAAAACTTTACCTAAATGCTGAAGTCTACACAGGTACGCCACGCTATACAGATGCGCTAACTTATGTACAGCAGGTGATTGGTAATGGTTATACTATCGATACCTCAATCCCATATTCCTACGGGTTTTTAGCTGACAATAATTCTAATGGAGCACAATCTGAATTCATCTGGACCTTAAACTTTGATGGAAACAGTACTCAAACCGTAGGGGTTGCCACATTCTTAAATCATGCTCCAGTCGGTGGCAAGATGGTTCCTGCAAATTATGGTTTGGACTTTGGATGGGCCGGTTTAAGAACTACACCTGAATTTGTGGAACTTTTTGAAGGTGAGGAAAACTCAGCGGACCAAAGGGAAAATTTCTTTACCGACGGTCAAAGCAAAAGCATTAGTGACGTGGGAGATTTTACCGAAGGGTTTGCTATCGTGAAATTCCAAAACATCAAAAGCGACGGTAGTCCTGGTGCTAATGAACTATTTGTTGATACTGATTTTCCTATGTTTCGTTTAGCAGATGCTTATCTTATGTATGCCGAAGCTGTATTGAGAGGTGGCGGCGGTAGCATGACTCAAGCGGTTGATTATATCAATACTCTTCAAGAGCGAGCTTATGGAAATTCCAGCAATAACATAAGCACAGCTGATCTAACGCTTGACTTTGTACTGGAAGAAAGAGCAAGAGAATTATATTGGGAGGCACACAGACGTCAGGACCTGATCAGGTTCAACCAATTTTCTACCAACGGTATATGGGAATGGAAAGGTAACGTTCAATCAGGTGTAACCACTCCTGCATTTAGGAATTTATTTCCAGTACCTACAACAGAACTAAACTTAAACTCAAATCTAATCCAGAACCCTGGATACTAA